One Chitinophagales bacterium genomic window carries:
- the atoA gene encoding succinyl-CoA--3-ketoacid-CoA transferase: MALTKEQIAQRIAKELKDGYYVNLGIGIPTLVANYIPEGIEVILQSENGLLGMGPFPFEDEVDPDIINAGKQTVTALPGASFFDSAMSFGMIRAQKIDLTVLGAMEVADNGDIANWKIPGKMVKGMGGAMDLVASARNIIVAMMHTNNKGQSKLLRKCTLPLTGKRCIRKVVTDLAVLDITPQGFKLLERAPGVSIEEIKAKTEGRLVIEGDIPEMVL, encoded by the coding sequence ATGGCTCTTACCAAAGAACAAATAGCGCAGAGAATAGCTAAAGAACTGAAAGATGGCTATTATGTCAACCTGGGCATAGGTATTCCTACACTGGTAGCCAATTACATTCCCGAAGGAATAGAAGTCATCCTGCAGTCTGAAAACGGTCTCCTTGGCATGGGCCCGTTCCCCTTCGAGGATGAAGTGGACCCGGATATCATAAATGCCGGTAAACAAACTGTAACCGCCTTGCCCGGAGCATCCTTTTTTGATTCAGCAATGAGCTTTGGCATGATCCGAGCTCAGAAAATTGACCTCACGGTGCTGGGAGCAATGGAAGTAGCCGATAACGGAGATATTGCCAACTGGAAAATACCCGGTAAGATGGTTAAAGGCATGGGTGGGGCAATGGATTTGGTTGCCTCGGCGCGTAACATCATCGTGGCGATGATGCACACCAACAACAAGGGTCAATCCAAGTTGCTTAGAAAATGTACCCTTCCCCTTACCGGCAAAAGGTGTATCCGAAAGGTCGTTACGGATCTTGCAGTGCTGGATATCACCCCGCAAGGCTTTAAGCTGCTGGAACGGGCTCCTGGTGTAAGTATTGAAGAAATCAAAGCCAAAACCGAAGGCAGGCTGGTCATAGAAGGAGATATACCCGAAATGGTTCTTTAG
- a CDS encoding Fe-S cluster assembly protein SufB has protein sequence MSAQENIIDRVTRGEYKYGFYSNIETETLPKGLNEDVIRWISQKKNEPQWLTDWRLKAYHAWLEMEEPTWANIRYPKIDYQDIVYYAAPKKKPTLKSMDEVDPELRATFEKLGISLEEQKRLAGVAVDAVLDSVSVKTTYKEELAKKGIIFCAFSEAVQNHPELVRKYLGSVVPIRDNYFAALNSAVFSDGSFCYIPKGVRCPMELSTYFRINTANTGQFERTLIIAEEGSYVSYLEGCTAPMRDENQLHAAVVELIALDHAEIKYSTVQNWYPGDKEGKGGIYNFVTKRGICKGNHSKISWTQVETGSAITWKYPSVILKGDYTIGEFYSVAVTNNFQQADTGTKMIHLGKHSRSRIVSKGISSGRSNNSYRGLVKISRNADKAYNFSQCDSLLIGDKCGAHTFPYLEIQNPSAVVEHEATTSKIGEDILFYCNQRGLSTEEAVNLIVNGYCREVFQHLPMEFAVEAQKLLAVSLEGSVG, from the coding sequence ATGTCTGCTCAAGAAAATATCATAGACCGTGTAACCCGCGGGGAATACAAATACGGTTTCTACAGCAATATTGAAACCGAAACCCTTCCCAAGGGACTTAATGAAGATGTCATACGCTGGATATCACAGAAAAAAAACGAGCCGCAATGGCTTACGGACTGGCGTTTGAAAGCCTATCATGCCTGGCTGGAGATGGAGGAGCCTACGTGGGCCAACATCAGATATCCGAAAATTGATTATCAGGACATTGTCTATTATGCAGCTCCCAAAAAAAAGCCTACACTCAAAAGCATGGATGAGGTGGATCCTGAACTCCGAGCCACCTTTGAAAAACTAGGCATATCCCTGGAAGAACAAAAGCGCCTTGCCGGAGTTGCCGTAGATGCTGTGCTGGACAGCGTTTCCGTGAAAACCACTTATAAGGAAGAGCTGGCTAAAAAAGGCATCATCTTTTGTGCATTCAGCGAAGCCGTACAAAATCATCCGGAGCTAGTCAGGAAATATCTGGGCTCCGTGGTGCCTATACGCGACAACTATTTTGCCGCCCTGAATTCAGCCGTATTCAGTGATGGGTCATTCTGCTACATACCCAAAGGAGTGCGCTGCCCCATGGAGCTATCTACCTACTTCAGAATCAATACAGCCAACACCGGCCAGTTTGAACGTACGCTGATTATTGCAGAAGAAGGCAGCTATGTAAGTTATCTGGAAGGCTGTACGGCTCCCATGCGTGATGAAAACCAGCTGCATGCTGCAGTAGTTGAACTTATCGCCCTGGACCATGCGGAGATAAAGTACTCCACCGTACAAAACTGGTATCCGGGCGACAAGGAGGGGAAAGGCGGCATTTACAACTTTGTGACCAAAAGAGGTATCTGCAAAGGCAATCATTCCAAAATTTCATGGACGCAGGTAGAAACCGGCTCGGCTATCACCTGGAAATACCCCAGTGTCATCCTCAAGGGAGACTATACCATCGGTGAGTTTTATTCCGTAGCCGTCACCAACAATTTTCAGCAGGCTGATACCGGCACCAAGATGATTCATCTGGGAAAACACTCCAGAAGCCGCATCGTGTCAAAAGGTATTTCCTCCGGAAGAAGCAATAACAGCTATCGGGGCCTGGTAAAAATCAGCCGGAATGCCGATAAAGCGTACAACTTTTCTCAATGTGATTCACTCCTCATTGGCGATAAATGCGGAGCGCATACTTTCCCCTATCTGGAAATACAGAATCCTTCGGCTGTAGTTGAGCATGAGGCTACCACTTCCAAAATAGGGGAAGATATCCTGTTCTATTGCAACCAGCGCGGTCTTTCCACCGAAGAAGCTGTAAACCTCATCGTCAATGGATACTGCCGGGAAGTGTTTCAGCATCTGCCCATGGAGTTTGCCGTGGAAGCTCAGAAGCTATTGGCAGTTAGTCTGGAGGGTTCTGTGGGTTAA
- a CDS encoding Fe-S cluster assembly ATPase SufC, with protein MLEIKNLEVEVEGKKIIRNFNLTARPGEIHAIMGPNGSGKSTLAAALTGREGYEVTAGEVLFNGKNLLELSPEERAREGVFLAFQYPVEIPGVSMANFMKAAVNELRKHRGLPPLNAVDFLKRMKEKMKVVEMDEKLLSRSVNEGFSGGEKKRNEIFQMAMLEPTLAILDETDSGLDIDALRIVANGVNKLHNDKNIFIVITHYQRLLNYIIPDFVHVLFKGRIVKSGSKELALQLEEKGYDWIRKELETAV; from the coding sequence ATGCTTGAGATAAAAAATCTTGAAGTAGAAGTTGAGGGGAAAAAAATCATCCGAAACTTCAATCTTACTGCCCGCCCGGGCGAGATTCACGCTATCATGGGTCCCAATGGTTCAGGAAAAAGTACTCTCGCTGCCGCCCTCACGGGCAGGGAAGGTTACGAAGTTACCGCGGGCGAAGTACTCTTTAACGGTAAAAATCTCCTGGAGCTTTCTCCCGAGGAACGTGCCCGGGAAGGTGTTTTTCTTGCCTTTCAGTATCCGGTGGAAATACCGGGCGTAAGCATGGCCAACTTTATGAAAGCAGCAGTAAATGAATTACGTAAACATCGCGGATTACCTCCCCTTAATGCTGTGGACTTTCTGAAAAGGATGAAGGAAAAAATGAAAGTTGTGGAAATGGATGAAAAACTGCTTTCCCGCTCGGTGAATGAAGGCTTTTCTGGCGGAGAAAAAAAGCGCAATGAGATTTTCCAGATGGCAATGCTGGAACCCACACTCGCTATTCTGGATGAAACAGACTCCGGTTTGGATATTGATGCCCTGCGTATTGTCGCCAACGGAGTCAACAAACTGCATAACGATAAGAACATCTTCATAGTCATTACCCACTACCAACGGCTGCTGAATTATATCATTCCGGATTTTGTGCATGTGCTGTTTAAAGGTCGCATAGTGAAAAGTGGCTCAAAAGAACTGGCGCTTCAACTGGAGGAAAAGGGCTATGATTGGATTCGTAAAGAACTGGAAACTGCCGTATGA
- the sufD gene encoding Fe-S cluster assembly protein SufD — MNSVQIYESLFSAFTQAHNGAVKATLPLRESALQSFAAVGFPANRHEAWRYSNISALLKEGFTPVTEKNTPEEKLHFDNIFRIKANCLVFIDGYFSKEYSSIKEDAAGVEITSLAEHLKNNSLADIGRLAEPDDGFTALNASFFTDGAYIFLPAGKKLQYPVLLYFVSTDKQSGKVSMPRNLIVAGAGSQCSVIECYQNLTAAPAASNAVTEVIVEESASVDYYKMHSRADNYTHIGSTAIALEKNSRLRSWAITLGGRFIRNNLRVMLTGVQAEAHLYGLYVLAGKDYGDNHVVVEHKNPHCYSNQLYKGVLGGAAHGVFSGKILVHPGAQKTNAYQSNKNILLSQDATVNSKPQLEIFADDVKCSHGSTTGQLDEDAVFYMQTRGISKAQALNILHQAFACEIIDKTDLQELKDYLYYALLIALNR, encoded by the coding sequence ATGAACTCCGTACAGATATATGAAAGCTTGTTTAGCGCATTCACGCAGGCTCACAATGGTGCTGTGAAGGCTACCCTGCCTTTGCGTGAATCAGCCCTGCAATCTTTTGCTGCTGTTGGATTTCCGGCCAATCGGCACGAAGCCTGGCGCTACTCTAATATATCCGCCCTGCTCAAAGAAGGCTTTACCCCGGTAACCGAAAAAAACACTCCGGAAGAAAAGCTGCACTTTGATAATATCTTCCGGATAAAGGCCAACTGCCTGGTATTTATTGATGGTTATTTCAGTAAAGAGTACTCTTCCATCAAAGAAGATGCTGCCGGTGTTGAGATAACGTCCCTTGCCGAACATCTGAAAAATAACTCTCTGGCCGATATCGGACGTCTTGCTGAGCCCGATGACGGGTTTACTGCGCTCAATGCTTCCTTCTTTACCGATGGAGCTTACATTTTCCTGCCGGCAGGTAAAAAACTACAATACCCTGTGCTGTTGTATTTTGTTTCTACAGATAAGCAGTCAGGTAAAGTAAGCATGCCCAGAAATCTGATTGTGGCCGGTGCGGGCAGCCAGTGTTCCGTTATAGAATGCTATCAGAATCTTACGGCAGCTCCTGCAGCAAGCAATGCAGTTACCGAAGTTATTGTCGAAGAGAGTGCCAGCGTGGATTATTACAAAATGCATTCCCGGGCAGATAACTATACGCATATTGGCTCTACGGCTATCGCATTGGAAAAAAATAGCCGCCTCCGCTCCTGGGCAATAACGCTGGGAGGACGTTTTATCCGGAATAATCTGCGTGTGATGCTTACCGGTGTGCAGGCGGAAGCGCATCTGTATGGGCTCTATGTCTTGGCCGGCAAAGACTATGGCGACAATCACGTGGTGGTAGAACATAAAAATCCACATTGCTACAGCAACCAACTGTATAAGGGGGTGTTGGGTGGCGCTGCGCATGGCGTGTTCAGCGGAAAAATTTTGGTACATCCCGGAGCACAAAAAACCAATGCCTATCAATCCAATAAAAACATTCTGCTTTCGCAGGACGCTACCGTTAATTCCAAACCGCAGCTGGAGATATTTGCCGATGATGTGAAGTGCAGTCATGGCAGCACCACCGGTCAGCTGGATGAAGATGCAGTATTTTATATGCAAACACGCGGTATCAGTAAAGCACAGGCTCTGAACATTTTGCATCAGGCATTTGCGTGTGAAATCATAGACAAAACTGACTTACAGGAGCTGAAAGACTATCTGTATTATGCATTGCTGATTGCCCTGAATCGCTAA
- a CDS encoding cysteine desulfurase, with protein MKLAKATISPPLDPNRIRQDFPILHQTVNGHPLVYLDNAATTQKPTAVIEAIVQYYEQYNSNVHRGAHHLSAKATEAYEQARTTVAGFIHARSEAEINFTRGTTESINLVAQTYGRRFISKGDHILISAMEHHSNIVPWQMLCEEKQAQLQVIPVDDTGALIMEEFEKQLSEKTKFVAVTYVSNALGTVNPVKEIIKLAHQAGAVVLLDAAQAVQHFALDVQELDCDFLCFSGHKLYGPTGIGVLYGKEKLLEQMPPWQGGGEMIKEVTFQKTTYNDIPYKFEAGTPHIEGAIGLAAAINYLTSIGLDTIYNYEHELLHFATALLNDIDGLRIIGTAPQKAPVISFLLENVHPFDAGTLLNTLGIAIRTGHHCCQPLMQRMQIDGTCRASLAFYNTKEEMQKLAEGIKKVKNMF; from the coding sequence ATGAAGCTAGCCAAAGCCACTATATCACCACCCCTTGATCCCAACCGCATCCGGCAGGATTTCCCCATACTACATCAAACCGTAAATGGCCATCCCCTGGTGTATCTGGATAATGCCGCCACTACTCAAAAACCCACGGCAGTGATTGAGGCTATCGTACAGTACTACGAGCAGTATAATAGTAATGTCCATCGCGGGGCCCATCATCTGAGCGCTAAAGCTACCGAAGCTTATGAGCAGGCCAGAACAACCGTGGCCGGTTTTATTCATGCCCGTAGTGAAGCCGAAATCAACTTTACCCGGGGCACCACCGAATCTATTAACCTGGTTGCACAGACTTACGGGAGGCGTTTTATTTCAAAAGGAGATCATATCCTGATTTCAGCCATGGAACACCATTCCAACATCGTTCCCTGGCAGATGCTGTGTGAGGAAAAGCAGGCCCAACTACAGGTGATTCCGGTAGATGATACCGGTGCTTTGATAATGGAGGAATTTGAAAAACAGCTGTCCGAAAAAACAAAGTTTGTTGCGGTTACCTATGTTTCCAATGCATTAGGCACAGTGAATCCGGTGAAAGAAATTATTAAGCTGGCACATCAGGCCGGAGCTGTTGTCCTGCTGGATGCTGCCCAGGCAGTACAGCATTTTGCCCTGGATGTGCAGGAGCTGGATTGCGATTTCCTTTGCTTCTCCGGTCATAAGTTATACGGTCCTACTGGTATTGGAGTCCTATACGGTAAAGAAAAACTGCTTGAGCAAATGCCACCCTGGCAGGGTGGGGGAGAAATGATTAAGGAAGTAACCTTTCAAAAGACCACCTATAATGACATTCCCTACAAGTTTGAAGCCGGCACCCCGCATATAGAAGGGGCCATTGGCCTGGCTGCTGCTATTAACTATCTGACTTCTATAGGCCTGGATACTATTTACAACTATGAACACGAGTTGCTCCATTTTGCCACAGCACTGCTGAATGACATTGATGGCTTGCGCATCATAGGCACAGCCCCGCAGAAGGCCCCTGTAATTTCCTTTTTGTTAGAAAATGTGCATCCTTTTGATGCCGGTACATTGCTGAATACTCTGGGCATTGCCATCCGAACCGGACACCATTGCTGTCAGCCGCTTATGCAAAGAATGCAGATTGATGGAACCTGCAGGGCTTCTCTTGCATTTTATAATACAAAAGAGGAAATGCAAAAGCTTGCCGAGGGAATAAAAAAAGTAAAAAACATGTTCTAA
- the sufE gene encoding Fe-S metabolism protein SufE codes for MAVVEKATIDRIQDEIIEEFSMLDDPMDRYEYIIEIGKQLPPLDEKYKTDANLVKGCLSKVWLHSYQQDGRVVYEADSNTAITKGIIALLIRVLSNQKPDDIVHADLYFIPKIGLQAHLTSQRANGLAAMIKQMKLDAIAMSRQSN; via the coding sequence ATGGCTGTTGTGGAAAAAGCAACGATTGACCGCATTCAGGATGAAATTATTGAGGAGTTTTCCATGCTGGACGATCCGATGGACAGGTATGAGTATATTATTGAAATCGGCAAGCAGCTGCCTCCGCTGGATGAAAAGTATAAAACCGATGCGAATCTGGTCAAAGGCTGCCTTTCCAAGGTATGGCTGCACAGCTATCAGCAAGACGGGCGAGTGGTCTATGAGGCCGACAGCAATACCGCCATTACAAAGGGCATTATTGCTTTGTTGATTCGGGTATTATCTAACCAAAAACCCGATGATATTGTCCATGCGGACCTTTATTTTATACCTAAGATAGGGTTGCAGGCACATTTGACTTCGCAACGTGCAAACGGGTTGGCCGCCATGATAAAGCAGATGAAACTGGATGCAATAGCTATGTCACGTCAAAGTAATTGA
- a CDS encoding SUF system Fe-S cluster assembly protein, whose translation MPNNSEQKEHTFVEVKNKVIEVLKTCYDPEIPVDIYELGLVYEVQVDPSNNVKVLMTLTSPSCPVAETLPDEVEQKIKAIEGVKDVKVELTWDPPWDQTMMSEAAKLELGFL comes from the coding sequence ATGCCCAACAACAGCGAACAAAAGGAACACACCTTCGTGGAGGTAAAAAATAAGGTTATAGAGGTGCTGAAAACCTGCTATGACCCTGAGATTCCCGTGGATATCTATGAGCTGGGGCTGGTTTATGAAGTGCAGGTGGACCCTTCCAACAATGTGAAGGTGTTGATGACTTTGACTTCGCCCAGTTGCCCGGTTGCCGAGACCCTTCCGGATGAGGTGGAACAGAAAATCAAGGCTATTGAAGGGGTGAAGGACGTGAAAGTGGAATTGACATGGGATCCCCCCTGGGATCAAACCATGATGTCAGAGGCTGCAAAACTGGAGCTAGGCTTCTTATGA
- the yqiW gene encoding hypothetical protein: MYPPELVAPMKEELTEVGFKELLTPEQVDEVLKNTEGTTLVVVNSICGCAARNARPAVKMALAQSTKKPQRLTTVFAGVDRESTERAREYMRPYPPSSPSIALFKDGKLVHFLERHNIEGRPAEVIAENLKAAFNEFC, from the coding sequence ATGTATCCACCTGAATTAGTAGCACCGATGAAGGAGGAGTTGACAGAAGTAGGATTTAAAGAACTGTTAACTCCGGAACAGGTAGATGAAGTATTAAAAAACACCGAGGGCACTACGTTGGTCGTGGTGAACTCTATTTGCGGATGCGCAGCCCGCAATGCCAGGCCTGCTGTGAAAATGGCTCTGGCCCAAAGTACCAAAAAGCCCCAGCGGCTCACTACGGTTTTTGCAGGCGTAGATCGCGAGTCTACTGAGCGGGCCAGAGAATATATGCGGCCTTATCCGCCTTCATCACCTTCTATAGCGTTGTTTAAAGACGGCAAGCTGGTGCACTTTTTAGAGCGCCATAACATTGAAGGCAGGCCGGCCGAAGTAATTGCCGAAAATCTCAAAGCGGCCTTCAACGAATTCTGCTGA
- a CDS encoding flagellar motor protein MotB: MKRWIYVLSCTVLLSSCVAKKKFTEIQLVRDELKVKAENCEKELVKAQATISEQAGKIKDLEDQIDYLKKTNTNLLDRLADLSVISQSGAESIKKSLEAINEQSKYIKELNRSINIKDSLNLALVTNLKRSLSDVNDQDVQIEVKKGVVYISLSDKMLFKSGSTKINPPAEKVLEKIAKVINDHRELEILVEGHTDNVPIKTECLNDNWDLSVMRSTAVVRLLQTKYNVDPSRMTAGGRGEYLPKADNATADGRSLNRRTEIIILPKLDQFFQLMTPAGVTPAQDSEKPVSE, encoded by the coding sequence ATGAAAAGATGGATTTATGTTTTAAGCTGCACTGTTTTGTTGTCCTCCTGCGTTGCAAAAAAGAAGTTTACCGAAATTCAGCTTGTTCGTGACGAGCTAAAGGTAAAAGCAGAAAATTGTGAAAAAGAACTGGTCAAGGCCCAGGCTACTATTTCAGAGCAGGCTGGCAAAATCAAAGATCTGGAAGACCAGATAGACTATCTGAAAAAAACCAATACCAACCTGCTGGACCGGCTGGCCGACCTTTCCGTAATCAGCCAATCCGGAGCCGAGAGTATCAAAAAATCTCTGGAGGCCATTAATGAACAAAGCAAATACATTAAGGAACTGAATCGTAGCATCAATATTAAAGACTCCCTCAACCTGGCTCTGGTGACAAACCTGAAGCGCTCTCTCTCAGACGTAAATGATCAGGACGTTCAGATAGAGGTAAAGAAGGGAGTAGTTTACATCTCTCTCTCCGATAAAATGCTGTTTAAATCCGGAAGTACCAAAATCAATCCTCCTGCGGAAAAGGTTCTGGAAAAAATTGCCAAAGTGATTAATGACCATCGGGAGCTGGAAATTCTGGTGGAAGGACACACCGATAATGTGCCCATTAAGACCGAATGTCTCAATGACAACTGGGACCTTAGCGTCATGCGCTCTACAGCTGTAGTACGGTTGCTTCAAACGAAGTATAACGTTGACCCCTCCCGCATGACTGCCGGTGGCCGTGGCGAATATCTACCTAAGGCAGATAATGCTACTGCCGATGGACGCAGCCTCAACCGCAGAACCGAAATCATTATTCTGCCCAAGCTGGATCAGTTTTTCCAGCTTATGACACCTGCAGGTGTCACACCGGCCCAGGATTCTGAGAAGCCGGTAAGCGAATAA